A segment of the Staphylococcus ratti genome:
GATGCAATGATTATTATTTAATGTAGAGAGGTTTTGACTATGCCAGCAGTAACATATGAACATATCAAAACGTGTAAACAATCTGGCGCAAGGCTAGGGATTGTGCATACACCACACGGCTCATTTGAAACACCGATGTTTATGCCAGTTGGAACAAAAGCAACGGTAAAGACGATGAGCCCCGAAGATTTAAAAGAGATGGAAGCTAAAATCATTTTAAGCAATACGTATCATCTGTGGTTGCAACCAGGGAATGAAATCGTGAAAAAAGCTGGGGGACTACATCAATTTATGAATTGGAATGGCCCAATCTTGACGGACTCAGGCGGATTCCAAGTTTTTAGCTTAAGTGATTTGCGTAAAATTACTGAAGAAGGTGTTGAATTTAGACACCACGCGAACGGCTCGAAATTATTTTTATCGCCTGAAGATTCTATTAAAATACAAAATGATTTAGGTGCGGATATCATTATGGCTTTTGATGAATGTCCACCGATGCCCGCGGAGTATCAATACGTTAAAGATTCTATTGAACGTACGACGCGTTGGGCTGAAAGATGTAAAAATGCGCACGAACGTCCAGATGATCAAGCATTATTTGGCATCATTCAAGGAGGCGAATATAAAGATTTACGCCAACAAAGCGCTGAGGAGCTTGTGCAACTCGATTTTCCGGGCTATGCGATAGGTGGTCTTTCCGTTGGGGAACCTAAGCCGATAATGTATGAAATGGTAGAACATACGGTGCAATTCATGCCAGAAAATAAACCGCGTTACCTTATGGGAGTAGGATCGCCTGATGCGCTTATTGAATGTAGCATTCGAGGAATGGATATGTTTGACTGCGTATTACCTACACGAATTGCACGTAATGGAACATGTATGACGTCAACGGGACGCTTAGTCATTAAAAATGCAAAATTTAAAGAAGACTTTAGACCTTTAGATGAAAACTGTGACTGTTATACATGTAAAAACTATACACGAGCTTACTTAAGACATTTAATTAAAGCAGATGAAACGTTTGGTATTCGCCTTACTACTTATCATAACCTTCATTTTCTGCTAAAATTAATGGAGAACATTAGACAAGCAATTCGGGAAGATCGTCTTTTAGATTTTAAAGAGGAATTTTTCGAACAATATGGTCTCAATGTTGAAAATCCGAAAAATTTCTAGATAGGAGTTATCGTTTATGTCTTCATTACTTAGTTTATTACCCTTAATACTACTTTTTGTAGTAATGTGGTTCTTTATGATTCGTCCACAACAAAAACGTGCGAAGGAGCACCGTGAAATGGTTGCTCAATTAGAATCTGGTCAACGTGTAACTACGATTGGCGGTATTAAAGGAACAGTTCGTGCAGTAGACGAAACAACTGCAGTTGTCATTGTAAATGGCAAAGGAACTGAAATGACATTTGAAAAGCAAGCAATTAAACAAGTGGATCCTTCATAATCACATAAGTGAATGAAGAGCATTTGTATCGGGATGGGGAATCACAGATATTTCGTATGATTTCAATCCCGTTTTTTTATGGCATTTAAAGTGTGATTTGTAAATAGCTTGAAAAAAGTAATGAAAAAGCGTACAGTATTAAATTGGCTAAAGAAAAATTTATAGCGTAATGATGGTGTAATTTAGGGTTAATTGTAGTAATTGGGTTAAGGTATTAAAGGGACTTCAATTTAGGAGTACATTAGAGTGTAATTCAAAATTGAAAGTTTCGACAGAGTGGCCTAGCGTAAAAATATTTAGCTTTTTTAGCATTTTGCTTAAAAAACTTAAAGATTTGAACTCAATCAAGGTTTAAAATAATTCAATATACTATAAAATAACTTGCGTGCCTGACTAGAACTAAAGTATGCTAGTCTCATAAGCTTAAAAGAGGTGTTTATGTGAAAAAAGTCAGTAGATTGATTATATTTTTCCTAGTGGTTGTATTGTTATTCGGTGGAATGGCAGCAACTTATAAAAATGTAATCAAAGATGTCAACTTAGGACTTGATTTGCAAGGAGGATTTGAGGTCTTATATCAAGTCAAACCACTTTCTGACGGCGATAAAATTGATAGTACAGCCGTTCAATCAACTGCTAAAACATTAGAAAGACGTGTCAATGTTTTAGGGGTTTCTGAACCGAAAATTCAAGTCGAAGATCAAAATCGTATCCGTGTTCAACTTGCAGGGGTAAAAGACCAAGATCAAGCTAGAAAGATTTTATCTTCTCAAGCGAATTTAACGATTCGTGATGCAGATGACAAAGTGAAGCTAACAGGGAAAGATTTAGTTCAAGGTTCAGCTAAGCAAGAATTTAAACAAAATACAAACCAGCCTGCAGTAACGTTTAAACTTAAAGATAGTGACAAGTTTAAAAAAGTAACTGAAGAAATTTCAAAAAAACCAGAAAATGTAATGGTAGTATGGTTAGACTATCAAAAAGGTGACAGTTATAAAAAAGAGAAAACCAAAGAAAAGCCTAAATATGTATCTGCTGCCTCAGTAGACAAACCAATTAATTCACCAAACGTTGAAATTTCAGGTGGTTTCCAAGGCGAAAAAGGAATCACTGAAGCAAAACAAATTGCAGACCTTTTAAATTCAGGTTCTTTACCAGTAAAATTAGATGAAATTTATTCTACATCTGTAGGGGCGCAATTTGGTCAAGACGCTTTACAAAAAACCGTGTTTGCTTCAATTATCGGTATTAGCATTATTTACTTATTTATGATGTTATTTTATCGATTGCCGGGGATTATCGCAGTTATTACATTAACAACTTACGTTTATTTAACGCTATTGGCATTCAACTTTATTTCAGGTGTATTAACATTGCCTGGTCTAGCTGCCTTAGTGCTTGGTGTAGGGATGGCTGTAGATGCGAATATCATTATGTACGAGCGGATTAAAGATGAACTGAGAATTGGTAGAAATTTAAAACAAGCTTATAAAAAAGCAAATAAATCGTCATTTATAACGATATTAGATGCGAACTTAACAACTGTTTTAGCCGCTACAGTACTA
Coding sequences within it:
- the tgt gene encoding tRNA guanosine(34) transglycosylase Tgt, yielding MPAVTYEHIKTCKQSGARLGIVHTPHGSFETPMFMPVGTKATVKTMSPEDLKEMEAKIILSNTYHLWLQPGNEIVKKAGGLHQFMNWNGPILTDSGGFQVFSLSDLRKITEEGVEFRHHANGSKLFLSPEDSIKIQNDLGADIIMAFDECPPMPAEYQYVKDSIERTTRWAERCKNAHERPDDQALFGIIQGGEYKDLRQQSAEELVQLDFPGYAIGGLSVGEPKPIMYEMVEHTVQFMPENKPRYLMGVGSPDALIECSIRGMDMFDCVLPTRIARNGTCMTSTGRLVIKNAKFKEDFRPLDENCDCYTCKNYTRAYLRHLIKADETFGIRLTTYHNLHFLLKLMENIRQAIREDRLLDFKEEFFEQYGLNVENPKNF
- the yajC gene encoding preprotein translocase subunit YajC; the encoded protein is MSSLLSLLPLILLFVVMWFFMIRPQQKRAKEHREMVAQLESGQRVTTIGGIKGTVRAVDETTAVVIVNGKGTEMTFEKQAIKQVDPS